From Sporosarcina sp. Te-1, the proteins below share one genomic window:
- a CDS encoding CamS family sex pheromone protein → MRKIFFLLGMSVLLLSACLSFSEKDKEKLEENTEQYIPDDSAILYRTYLPFKKSVSRGLISNNIYTKYDRKESEEGLLRLSAQNFDPKIYYFQEGQYINEDTVKTWLSRRSVNPEGLNPPITDEIVQQAPIYLAHIVEQNYLVLDDQKKGQLGGISIGLVMNSVYYTKEGSAVKISDEEIENKGREIAGKVVQRLRKMDGLSDVPIVVGLFKQLKRESISPGTYFASAIAEKEDSELSKWKNIKEQYLILPAWTEENSYSDVNTKFTNFKHDIDKYFPNDVNIIGTLHDIEDKGQSIKIEIPIQFYGTSEIIGFTQYITTRIIYYFPNIHVEVNVKSMNGPVALIIKKPKDEPYVHIYGH, encoded by the coding sequence ATGAGAAAAATATTTTTCCTACTTGGAATGAGTGTGCTTCTTTTAAGTGCTTGTCTTAGTTTTTCCGAAAAAGATAAAGAAAAACTTGAGGAGAATACAGAGCAATACATTCCTGATGATTCAGCAATATTATACAGAACATATTTGCCTTTTAAGAAAAGTGTAAGCCGTGGCTTAATCTCAAATAATATTTATACAAAATATGATAGGAAAGAATCTGAAGAAGGATTATTACGTCTTTCAGCTCAAAATTTTGATCCGAAGATATATTACTTTCAAGAAGGTCAATATATAAATGAAGATACTGTTAAGACGTGGTTAAGTAGACGTTCTGTTAATCCGGAAGGATTAAATCCACCAATTACTGATGAAATAGTTCAACAAGCTCCAATCTATTTAGCACATATCGTTGAACAGAATTATCTTGTCCTGGACGACCAAAAGAAAGGCCAATTAGGTGGAATATCAATAGGATTGGTTATGAATTCCGTCTACTATACAAAAGAGGGAAGTGCAGTAAAAATATCTGATGAAGAAATAGAGAATAAAGGGAGGGAAATTGCAGGAAAAGTAGTCCAACGATTACGGAAAATGGATGGCTTGTCTGACGTTCCGATTGTGGTTGGGCTATTTAAACAGCTAAAAAGAGAATCGATTTCCCCTGGCACATATTTTGCAAGCGCAATTGCAGAAAAAGAAGATTCGGAGTTAAGTAAATGGAAAAATATTAAAGAACAATACCTTATATTACCGGCATGGACAGAAGAGAATAGTTACAGTGATGTAAATACAAAATTCACAAATTTTAAACACGATATTGATAAGTATTTTCCAAATGATGTAAATATAATTGGAACTCTTCACGATATAGAGGACAAAGGGCAATCAATAAAAATTGAAATACCAATTCAGTTTTATGGTACAAGTGAGATTATTGGTTTTACGCAATACATAACAACACGGATTATCTATTATTTCCCAAATATTCATGTGGAGGTTAACGTTAAATCTATGAATGGTCCGGTAGCATTGATTATTAAAAAGCCTAAGGATGAACCATATGTTCATATCTATGGACATTAA
- the ltrA gene encoding group II intron reverse transcriptase/maturase: MLMERILSRENLLSALKRVERNKGSHGVDEMPVQNLRKHILEHWESMKVELLQGTYEPQPVRRVEIPKPDGGVRLLGIPTVIDRFIQQAIAQVLTSLYDPTFSDHSYGFRPNRSAHDGVRKAKGYIQEGNRWVVDIDLEKFFDKVNHDRLMGVLAKQIEDKRLLKLIRKYLKSGIMINGIVTRSEEGTPQGGPLSPLLSNIVLDELDKELEERGHKFVRYADDCNIYVKTRKAGNRVMNSVTSFIEGKLKLKVNLDKSAVDRPWKRKFLGFSFTSHKEPKVRIANESVKRMKNKIREITSRKKPYPMVYRVEKINQYLMGWCGYFALADTPSVFVHFDSWIRRRLRMCMWKDWKLPRTKVRKLIGLGVERRKAYEWGNSRKGYWRISNSPILHRALGNSYWSSQGLKSLISRYEALRYPS, from the coding sequence ATGTTGATGGAACGAATCCTGTCACGGGAAAACCTGCTTTCTGCTCTGAAACGGGTGGAACGCAATAAAGGGAGCCATGGTGTAGATGAAATGCCCGTACAAAACCTACGGAAGCACATCTTAGAACACTGGGAATCCATGAAAGTGGAACTCCTTCAGGGAACTTATGAGCCGCAACCTGTCCGCAGGGTCGAAATCCCGAAACCTGACGGGGGTGTGCGTCTATTAGGCATCCCTACCGTGATAGACCGTTTCATTCAACAGGCGATTGCCCAAGTTTTAACCTCCTTATATGATCCGACCTTTTCAGACCATAGTTATGGGTTTCGACCTAATCGAAGCGCACACGATGGGGTAAGGAAAGCAAAAGGATATATACAGGAAGGGAATCGCTGGGTCGTCGATATCGACTTGGAGAAATTCTTCGACAAAGTGAACCATGACAGGCTTATGGGCGTACTTGCAAAACAAATCGAAGATAAGCGTCTTCTTAAGTTAATCCGTAAATACTTGAAATCTGGCATCATGATAAATGGTATCGTAACAAGGAGTGAAGAAGGCACTCCGCAAGGAGGTCCTTTGAGTCCACTACTTTCCAACATTGTGCTTGATGAACTAGATAAGGAATTGGAGGAAAGAGGTCATAAATTTGTGCGATACGCTGATGACTGCAACATCTATGTGAAAACAAGAAAAGCAGGAAATCGGGTCATGAATTCTGTCACTTCGTTTATTGAAGGGAAGCTTAAGTTGAAGGTCAATCTGGATAAGTCCGCAGTAGACCGTCCTTGGAAGAGAAAATTTCTTGGGTTTAGTTTTACCTCTCACAAAGAACCTAAGGTTCGGATTGCGAACGAAAGTGTGAAACGAATGAAGAATAAAATCCGTGAAATCACCTCAAGGAAGAAACCTTATCCTATGGTGTACCGAGTAGAGAAAATCAATCAATATCTCATGGGTTGGTGCGGCTACTTTGCATTGGCAGATACACCGAGCGTATTTGTTCACTTTGATTCGTGGATTAGAAGACGGCTCCGAATGTGTATGTGGAAGGATTGGAAACTTCCAAGAACCAAAGTGAGAAAACTCATCGGGCTAGGTGTTGAGAGAAGAAAGGCTTACGAATGGGGCAACTCACGGAAAGGTTATTGGAGAATATCCAACAGCCCCATATTACACAGAGCCCTCGGAAACTCCTATTGGAGTTCCCAAGGGCTCAAAAGTCTGATATCTCGTTACGAAGCTTTGCGTTACCCATCTTAA
- a CDS encoding lytic murein transglycosylase — MEFIKDPKNIAKFGGYGVDGDGDGIADPWNIQDAIFSAAHYLSKSGYKSGDDSAIRKALLSYNQDSSYVSQVFNRGQMFQGNMATGDVGPQRPLPRSSGLMSKRCTILLDGYTKVEIYIKSAH; from the coding sequence TTGGAATTTATCAAGGATCCAAAAAATATAGCAAAGTTTGGTGGCTACGGAGTTGATGGAGACGGGGACGGTATAGCGGATCCCTGGAATATCCAAGACGCCATCTTCTCAGCGGCTCATTACCTAAGTAAAAGTGGATATAAATCAGGGGATGATAGCGCAATACGGAAAGCGTTGCTCAGTTATAATCAGGATTCGTCCTATGTATCGCAGGTTTTCAACCGCGGGCAAATGTTCCAAGGGAATATGGCAACAGGGGACGTTGGACCCCAACGACCCCTCCCAAGGAGCTCCGGGTTAATGAGCAAAAGGTGTACAATATTGCTTGACGGTTACACAAAAGTCGAGATATATATCAAGTCCGCCCATTAA
- a CDS encoding gluconate 2-dehydrogenase subunit 3 family protein: MAEEQKGLSRRDFLKTTGIATGALVGGGIIGGLVGYNVKKEDKTLQGTEQGGTPTDATSVRGLMFFRNPHDFQVLSQAVERIFPEDDLGPGAIKLGVGYFIDNQLAGNYGSNAREYMQGPFFAGEATQGYQSRLTRAEIFSQGIAKMDEEANKRFKKSFVDLEGGQMDEIITAFQKNEVEMKGVSSEFFFRLLRQATLEGAYADPIYNGNNNMDGWRMKGFPGHQMAYINVIEEEKFQKIEPKSISSMQH, translated from the coding sequence ATGGCAGAAGAACAGAAAGGACTATCCAGGCGTGATTTCCTAAAAACGACAGGGATTGCAACCGGCGCCTTAGTAGGCGGAGGAATCATCGGCGGATTGGTCGGATATAACGTCAAAAAAGAAGACAAGACATTGCAAGGAACCGAACAAGGCGGAACCCCTACGGACGCAACCAGTGTTCGCGGTTTAATGTTTTTCAGGAACCCGCATGATTTTCAAGTACTTTCGCAGGCCGTGGAAAGGATTTTCCCGGAAGATGATTTGGGGCCAGGTGCCATCAAACTTGGAGTGGGTTACTTTATTGATAATCAGCTAGCAGGGAACTATGGAAGTAATGCCCGCGAGTATATGCAGGGCCCGTTTTTTGCAGGGGAGGCGACGCAGGGCTATCAGAGTCGTTTGACCAGGGCAGAAATCTTCTCGCAAGGGATTGCCAAAATGGATGAAGAGGCAAATAAACGCTTCAAGAAGAGCTTTGTCGACTTGGAAGGGGGACAAATGGATGAAATCATTACCGCCTTCCAGAAGAACGAAGTGGAGATGAAAGGGGTTTCGTCCGAGTTTTTCTTCCGGCTTCTAAGACAAGCCACTTTGGAGGGAGCTTATGCTGACCCAATCTACAATGGCAACAACAATATGGATGGTTGGCGGATGAAAGGGTTCCCAGGGCATCAAATGGCGTATATCAATGTCATAGAAGAAGAGAAGTTTCAAAAGATCGAACCAAAATCAATTAGCAGCATGCAGCATTAA
- a CDS encoding ABC transporter ATP-binding protein, producing MSVLLSATELSKRYGEQKAVDAVTFTLDAYTATALIGPNGAGKTTTLSMLAGLVTQTEGSIAFEGSSDREIRSHIGFLPQYPKFFPWLTAIEFTEMAAKLSGLGAKEARAESQKTLEFVGLGDALNKRTGTFSGGMKQRLGLAQAIVHKPRLLLLDEPVSALDPVGRRQIMNLLKELQHQTTILYSTHILNDAEEMTDQLLFMQHGKLIDQGSLDDFRERYAEPKIRVEFEGMEELQRFVQEAPWKVEATGSIGWIDLTVENSSMQDVLALLSTGRYSVRKVERQSASLEEIFMKVVQ from the coding sequence ATGAGTGTCCTGCTATCTGCGACGGAATTATCGAAACGATACGGTGAGCAAAAAGCGGTCGATGCCGTCACGTTCACTTTGGATGCCTATACGGCGACAGCCTTGATTGGCCCGAATGGGGCAGGAAAGACGACGACCCTGTCGATGCTGGCGGGCTTGGTGACCCAGACGGAGGGAAGCATTGCATTTGAAGGTTCCTCCGATCGAGAGATCCGTTCCCATATTGGCTTCCTACCACAATATCCAAAGTTTTTCCCGTGGCTGACGGCGATTGAATTTACCGAAATGGCTGCTAAGCTCAGTGGCTTGGGTGCAAAAGAGGCACGAGCAGAGTCTCAAAAAACACTAGAATTTGTTGGACTTGGAGATGCGTTGAATAAGCGGACGGGCACTTTTTCTGGTGGGATGAAACAGCGGCTCGGGTTGGCACAAGCCATTGTACACAAGCCGAGGCTTCTGTTGCTGGATGAGCCAGTTTCGGCCCTTGACCCGGTTGGAAGACGTCAAATTATGAATTTATTAAAGGAATTGCAACATCAGACCACTATCCTTTATTCCACTCACATTTTGAATGACGCGGAAGAAATGACGGATCAGCTATTGTTTATGCAACATGGGAAATTAATTGATCAAGGCTCTCTGGATGATTTCAGGGAGAGGTATGCAGAGCCGAAGATCCGGGTTGAGTTCGAAGGAATGGAGGAGTTGCAACGCTTTGTGCAGGAAGCCCCTTGGAAAGTGGAAGCGACAGGCTCCATCGGTTGGATTGACCTGACTGTGGAGAATTCCTCGATGCAGGACGTACTGGCCCTATTGAGCACCGGGCGTTATAGCGTCCGAAAGGTGGAGAGACAATCCGCAAGCCTGGAAGAAATCTTTATGAAGGTGGTGCAATGA
- a CDS encoding DUF3243 domain-containing protein, whose product MDAKDRVAQELNQMDAEKKEDILENFNRFKMYLADKVNKGENLGLSEEQLAKTTEFVANYLSKHEEPRNREQYLLQELWNAGDKEEQHSLAHLLLKMVRQGQA is encoded by the coding sequence ATGGACGCGAAAGATCGGGTAGCTCAGGAATTGAATCAAATGGACGCTGAGAAGAAAGAAGATATTTTGGAAAACTTCAATCGCTTTAAAATGTACCTTGCCGATAAGGTGAACAAAGGCGAGAATTTAGGATTAAGCGAGGAACAGCTTGCCAAGACAACGGAATTTGTTGCGAATTATTTATCCAAGCACGAAGAGCCACGGAATCGTGAGCAGTATCTTTTGCAGGAATTATGGAATGCAGGCGACAAGGAAGAGCAACATTCGCTAGCACATCTGCTATTGAAAATGGTTCGCCAAGGCCAAGCATAA
- a CDS encoding IS66 family transposase, whose protein sequence is MAKNEAVRRATIQYCLNQWEKLLEYLKDGRLKIDT, encoded by the coding sequence ATGGCCAAAAATGAAGCAGTACGACGTGCTACCATTCAATACTGCCTGAACCAGTGGGAAAAGCTTTTGGAATACTTGAAAGATGGCCGCTTGAAAATTGATACATAG
- a CDS encoding CsbD family protein: MKDNGFSDKLKGAVSKAKGEVKDQVGNASDDPMLQAEGKLDKMKGEVQKEVGKLKDRTND; encoded by the coding sequence ATGAAAGACAATGGATTTTCAGACAAACTAAAAGGTGCGGTCAGCAAAGCGAAAGGTGAAGTAAAAGACCAAGTCGGCAATGCTTCCGATGATCCGATGCTCCAAGCAGAAGGAAAATTGGATAAGATGAAAGGCGAAGTGCAAAAAGAGGTCGGCAAGCTAAAAGACCGTACAAACGACTGA
- a CDS encoding topoisomerase: protein MRDISVKKILISGIVFGSILLGGCNEEKEKTSELVLTYSEQEVVGEKDNTELLLDLKNVIIDSIEEQTGIDSESIVIMVGGSPDIIDVSVSFPKDVKVDDTMIQQIAEDSIKKFSETESIKINEENISIKIEKY, encoded by the coding sequence ATGAGGGACATTAGTGTTAAAAAAATTTTAATTTCGGGAATTGTATTTGGTTCAATTTTGTTAGGTGGGTGTAATGAAGAGAAAGAAAAAACATCAGAATTAGTATTAACTTATAGCGAGCAGGAAGTAGTTGGCGAAAAAGACAATACTGAATTATTACTAGATTTAAAAAATGTAATAATAGATTCTATTGAAGAACAAACAGGAATTGATAGTGAGTCAATAGTAATTATGGTAGGTGGTAGCCCAGATATTATTGATGTATCAGTAAGTTTCCCTAAAGATGTAAAAGTTGACGATACGATGATTCAACAAATAGCTGAAGATTCTATAAAGAAATTTTCTGAAACTGAAAGCATAAAAATTAACGAAGAAAATATATCAATTAAAATTGAGAAATACTAA
- a CDS encoding flagellin, protein MLGKWNATGLNIIRNMTMHNNQVMLSMERLSTGKRINRAADDPAGLAISERMRAQIRGLQVAQRNIQDGISMVQTAEGVLNETHAILQRMRELSVQASNGTLSDKDRKLLDEEFQQLKDEIMRHGKQSEFNTKPILNDSQTIKIQAGANAGQTIDLEIGSLSGLDLDGISIATQDEANEAISKLDKAIDNVSSERSKLGAYVNRLEHAYNNAMTMEENLTAAESRIRDVDIAKEMMALTKANILLQAGQYVLSLHMQQAQSVLQLLKT, encoded by the coding sequence TTGCTAGGCAAATGGAATGCCACTGGGTTGAACATCATCCGCAATATGACGATGCACAATAATCAAGTGATGTTATCCATGGAACGGCTTTCAACAGGAAAACGGATCAACCGCGCGGCCGATGATCCGGCGGGACTTGCTATTTCAGAAAGGATGCGCGCCCAGATTCGGGGTCTTCAAGTAGCGCAACGGAACATACAGGATGGCATATCCATGGTTCAGACAGCAGAAGGCGTATTAAATGAAACGCATGCGATTTTACAGCGGATGCGGGAGCTAAGTGTGCAGGCATCAAACGGTACGTTATCCGATAAAGACCGCAAATTGCTCGACGAAGAGTTCCAGCAATTAAAAGATGAAATTATGCGACACGGCAAACAGTCGGAATTCAATACGAAACCTATATTGAATGATAGCCAAACGATTAAGATTCAAGCAGGAGCAAATGCGGGGCAAACCATTGATTTAGAAATTGGAAGCCTAAGCGGCTTAGACTTGGATGGAATTTCCATCGCTACTCAGGACGAAGCAAATGAAGCCATTTCAAAGTTGGATAAAGCCATCGATAACGTGTCATCCGAGCGTTCAAAGCTGGGAGCCTATGTCAATCGGTTGGAGCATGCGTACAACAACGCCATGACTATGGAAGAGAACTTGACGGCGGCGGAATCCCGCATACGTGACGTGGACATCGCAAAAGAAATGATGGCTTTGACAAAAGCGAACATTCTGTTGCAGGCAGGGCAATATGTGCTGTCTCTTCATATGCAACAGGCACAATCAGTCCTGCAATTATTGAAAACATAA
- a CDS encoding PLDc N-terminal domain-containing protein, translating into MSVLAEIPWNLILPILGLQLILMLVALIDLIRNQRTNGPFIMWIFIILLLNIVGPILYFIFGRRQT; encoded by the coding sequence ATGTCTGTATTGGCTGAAATTCCGTGGAATCTCATCTTGCCGATTCTCGGCTTGCAGTTGATCCTAATGCTTGTTGCGTTGATAGACCTAATTCGGAACCAACGGACGAACGGGCCGTTTATTATGTGGATTTTCATCATTCTTCTGCTGAATATTGTAGGTCCAATTTTATATTTCATATTCGGGAGGCGGCAAACATGA
- a CDS encoding sorbosone dehydrogenase family protein, producing MKRYYYLFIVFILFGCTQGYTQENQVDILATGLAAPWSITSDGNTIFISERAGTITRVDQDGSMQRQPVRLSKPLSTVAEAGLLGFVLSPDFDSSHSAYAFYTADLDGTPSSRIVTLYYDGAMWNEQEVLLDGVESGPVHHGGRLAISPDVVLFATVGDGARPEEAQNPSTFNGKILTRQQDGTFRIFTMGHRNPQGLAWDAKGNLYSSEHGQSANDEINLIQEGVNYGWPLIEGTETAPGMQPPLLTSGREETWAPSGMVFHHHLLYVAALRGERILVIDVTKGEIVRSIEGYGRIRDLYSDGEYLYFITNNTDGRGNPRKDDDKLYRFKPD from the coding sequence GTGAAACGGTACTATTATCTTTTTATCGTTTTCATCTTGTTCGGTTGCACTCAGGGATATACACAAGAAAATCAAGTGGACATTTTGGCGACAGGCTTGGCAGCTCCATGGTCTATTACATCTGATGGGAATACAATTTTCATAAGTGAAAGAGCAGGAACCATTACACGTGTTGATCAGGATGGAAGCATGCAAAGGCAACCCGTTCGGTTATCCAAACCACTGTCAACCGTTGCAGAAGCGGGTTTGCTAGGCTTCGTCCTATCACCCGATTTTGACTCTTCTCATTCTGCATACGCCTTTTACACGGCCGATTTGGATGGAACGCCTAGCAGCCGAATCGTTACTCTTTACTACGACGGCGCCATGTGGAATGAACAAGAGGTATTACTTGATGGCGTTGAATCAGGTCCAGTCCATCATGGCGGCCGTCTCGCTATTTCTCCAGATGTCGTGCTGTTTGCGACCGTTGGCGACGGGGCAAGGCCCGAAGAAGCGCAAAATCCTTCGACATTTAACGGAAAAATACTCACACGACAACAGGACGGCACCTTTCGAATCTTCACAATGGGACATCGGAATCCTCAAGGGCTCGCATGGGATGCAAAAGGGAATCTCTATTCGTCAGAACATGGCCAGTCGGCAAATGACGAAATTAACCTGATTCAGGAAGGTGTGAACTATGGATGGCCACTAATCGAAGGAACCGAAACGGCCCCCGGTATGCAGCCTCCGTTGCTTACTTCAGGGCGTGAGGAGACATGGGCTCCGTCTGGAATGGTGTTTCACCATCATCTTTTGTACGTAGCCGCCTTGCGTGGAGAAAGAATTCTTGTCATTGATGTAACAAAAGGAGAGATCGTTCGTTCCATCGAAGGGTATGGACGAATCCGTGATTTGTATTCGGACGGAGAGTATCTGTATTTCATTACGAATAATACAGATGGGAGAGGCAATCCGAGGAAGGATGATGACAAATTATACAGATTTAAGCCTGATTAA
- a CDS encoding GMC family oxidoreductase codes for MAKTLDKVDVVLVGVGWTGGIIAAECAKAGLKVIGLERGNTRNTADYVMVHDEYRYAIRYELMQDLSRETVTFRNTRKMRALPMRQMGSFLLGEGLGGSGTHWNGMTYRFLPYDFQIKSMTDKKYGKNKLSADYLLQDWGITYDELEPYFTKFDKTIGLSGEDKNPFWGKRSEDFPTPPMKRTPILKKFEDATTSLGYHPYMLPSANLSQPYENPDGESIGACQYCGFCERFGCEYGAKSSPEVTVVPTAMKTGNFEVTVHANVVEIMKSGNKVTGVRYIDTQSGAEYIQPAEMVILTSYVLNNAKLLMVSKIGEQYNPDTGRGTLGKNYGYQIEPGTTGFFEEPMNVFMGAGGLGMTIDDFNGDSFDHSDVDFIHGASITLSQTGVRPIQTNPVPPDVPVWGAEFKKQSILNYPRTLSVYGQGASMPHRENFLSLDPDYRDAYGVPLLQMTYNFTEQDRNLHKFITDRTAEIMKEMGAKTVVPGNPISDYDIVPYQSTHNTGGTIMGSDPDTSVVNNYLQHWDAENLFVVGAGNFPHNGGYNPTATVGALAYRAAEGIIKYSKNGGSLV; via the coding sequence ATGGCAAAAACGTTGGATAAAGTTGACGTCGTCTTGGTTGGCGTTGGTTGGACGGGCGGCATCATTGCGGCAGAATGCGCGAAAGCAGGACTGAAAGTAATAGGACTAGAGCGGGGTAATACGAGGAATACCGCTGACTATGTGATGGTTCATGATGAATATCGTTATGCTATCCGCTATGAACTTATGCAAGACTTATCAAGGGAGACGGTCACCTTCCGCAATACCCGTAAAATGCGGGCATTGCCAATGCGCCAGATGGGTTCATTCCTGCTTGGCGAGGGTCTCGGCGGTTCCGGCACCCACTGGAATGGTATGACCTATCGATTTCTGCCGTATGATTTTCAAATCAAATCGATGACAGATAAAAAGTACGGTAAAAACAAATTGTCCGCTGACTATCTGCTCCAAGATTGGGGCATCACATATGACGAACTGGAACCATATTTCACAAAATTTGATAAGACGATTGGACTTTCTGGGGAAGACAAAAATCCGTTCTGGGGCAAGCGATCCGAAGATTTCCCGACACCGCCGATGAAACGGACCCCGATCTTGAAAAAGTTTGAGGATGCGACGACATCACTCGGTTATCATCCCTACATGCTTCCTTCAGCCAACTTGTCGCAGCCATATGAAAACCCGGATGGCGAGTCGATTGGCGCTTGCCAATACTGTGGTTTCTGTGAACGATTCGGCTGTGAATATGGAGCCAAATCATCACCGGAAGTGACGGTCGTCCCGACTGCGATGAAAACAGGTAACTTTGAAGTCACCGTCCATGCGAATGTAGTGGAAATCATGAAATCGGGCAACAAAGTGACGGGTGTCCGTTATATCGACACGCAATCAGGAGCGGAATACATCCAGCCGGCGGAAATGGTCATCTTGACCAGTTATGTATTGAATAATGCGAAATTGCTCATGGTATCGAAAATCGGAGAACAGTACAATCCGGACACCGGACGAGGGACATTGGGCAAAAACTATGGGTATCAAATTGAACCGGGAACAACCGGATTTTTCGAGGAGCCGATGAATGTCTTCATGGGAGCAGGTGGACTTGGAATGACAATCGATGATTTCAATGGGGACAGTTTTGATCACTCAGATGTCGATTTCATTCATGGAGCCAGTATTACCCTGTCTCAGACTGGCGTAAGGCCAATCCAGACGAATCCGGTACCGCCGGATGTTCCAGTATGGGGAGCGGAGTTCAAGAAGCAGTCCATCCTCAATTATCCGAGAACATTGTCGGTCTACGGACAAGGCGCCTCCATGCCGCATCGGGAGAATTTCTTATCTCTCGACCCGGACTATCGAGATGCGTACGGGGTGCCGCTCTTGCAGATGACATATAACTTTACCGAGCAAGATCGCAATTTGCATAAGTTTATCACAGACCGCACCGCGGAGATCATGAAGGAAATGGGAGCCAAAACGGTAGTGCCTGGCAATCCGATCAGTGATTATGATATCGTGCCGTACCAATCCACGCATAATACAGGCGGAACGATAATGGGCAGCGATCCGGATACGAGTGTTGTGAACAACTACTTGCAGCATTGGGATGCGGAAAATCTGTTTGTTGTTGGTGCTGGGAATTTCCCTCACAACGGAGGATATAACCCGACGGCGACTGTTGGAGCGCTTGCGTATCGCGCTGCAGAAGGCATCATCAAGTACAGCAAAAACGGTGGTTCACTTGTGTGA
- a CDS encoding general stress protein: METNYVGTFHSIDSALYKITQLKSEGYEESAIHAVTNSEDELAQLRNQTYVVVAGREDENFLSRFKAFVVGDDETAMKRMDDQMQEEIRNGGIALFVEGEPKGRDGSAERDSQAALSESGEPLQNDADFQPRNDNEGTVPRLNTDGL, encoded by the coding sequence ATGGAAACGAACTATGTGGGCACGTTTCATTCAATCGATTCTGCTCTATATAAAATTACACAATTAAAGTCGGAAGGCTATGAGGAGTCGGCTATTCATGCAGTAACGAATTCGGAAGACGAACTCGCTCAATTGCGAAACCAGACCTACGTTGTGGTGGCCGGCCGTGAAGATGAAAATTTTTTAAGTCGCTTTAAGGCTTTTGTCGTGGGTGATGACGAAACGGCCATGAAACGAATGGACGATCAAATGCAAGAGGAAATCCGGAATGGCGGCATTGCGCTCTTTGTGGAAGGAGAACCGAAGGGAAGGGACGGTTCTGCCGAACGCGATAGCCAGGCGGCACTGTCGGAAAGTGGCGAGCCCTTGCAAAACGATGCTGATTTTCAACCGAGAAACGATAATGAAGGAACAGTACCAAGGCTTAATACCGATGGATTGTAA
- a CDS encoding ABC transporter permease — MKGFGVMLQKEWREQIRNFKLLWIPLVFIIFGILEPVTNHFLPEIMKSVGNMPEGMEFPWPEFAPKDILVSLMGQYQSIGLLIIVLAFMGAISSERKSGTATLLYVRPLSYSSYFLSKWTMINALVLASVWVGFLAGWYYTSQLFGSIPATDVLAFLAAYSLWIIFAVSIVLALSAWLPTGGVAALGLFLTLIMAILDSVIGAYWTVTPWKLSTYASYILMGSMDYPTFWKTAGLTVFLIILLILFGTYMAGRNAAKTTV; from the coding sequence ATGAAGGGATTCGGTGTAATGCTTCAAAAAGAATGGCGTGAACAAATCCGCAACTTTAAATTATTGTGGATTCCCCTCGTCTTCATCATCTTCGGTATTTTAGAGCCGGTGACCAATCATTTCTTGCCTGAAATTATGAAAAGCGTCGGTAATATGCCCGAAGGAATGGAATTCCCGTGGCCTGAATTTGCGCCGAAAGATATTCTTGTCTCGCTAATGGGTCAGTATCAGTCAATCGGTCTCTTGATTATTGTTTTGGCGTTCATGGGGGCGATCTCAAGTGAACGGAAAAGCGGGACGGCGACTTTGCTGTATGTACGTCCCTTGTCCTATTCAAGCTATTTTCTAAGCAAGTGGACGATGATCAATGCCCTCGTCTTGGCCAGTGTATGGGTTGGGTTTTTAGCGGGGTGGTACTACACATCACAATTATTCGGTTCTATTCCAGCAACCGATGTGCTGGCATTTTTAGCTGCCTATAGTCTATGGATCATCTTTGCAGTATCCATCGTGTTGGCTCTAAGCGCATGGCTGCCAACTGGCGGAGTGGCCGCACTGGGCCTGTTTCTAACCCTGATTATGGCAATATTGGATTCCGTTATCGGAGCCTATTGGACGGTGACACCTTGGAAGCTCTCCACGTATGCTTCCTATATCTTGATGGGGAGTATGGATTATCCGACGTTCTGGAAAACTGCTGGATTGACGGTGTTCTTGATCATTCTGTTGATCCTGTTCGGTACTTACATGGCTGGGCGGAATGCAGCGAAGACGACGGTATGA